From the Cardiocondyla obscurior isolate alpha-2009 linkage group LG08, Cobs3.1, whole genome shotgun sequence genome, the window atTATCGTTACATAGAAATGGTACGAGGAAGGATTACCCGTTACGTTCTGGTTAcctggattttattttacgcaagCGTTTCTAACTGGGACGTTGCAAAATTATGCGCGAAAGTATCAAATCCCCATAGATCTTCTTACgtttgattttataattttaaaaaaggcTGACTACACGATCGCGCCCGAGAATGGCGTGTACGTTTATGGATTATTTTTAGACGGCGCAAGAATTGACATAAAGGAAATGCGTTTGGAAGAAAGCTTTCCTAAAGTACTTTACGACAATGTTCCTTTCGTAAGTAAATTTATCCCATAAGACagatttaacaataaattaataaaataaaaaaaaataaataaaactcacCGTTTCGAAATATCTCCAGCTGTGGTTGATACCAATGAAGAAGCAGGATATCGAGGAAAGACAGTCGTACGTTTGCCCGATCTACAAAACCAGCGAACGCCGAGGGATATTGTCCACCACTGGTCACTCCACAAATTTCGTTATAGCTGTACGGTTGCCCACGGTGAAGCCACCCGAACATTGGATCTTAAGAGGAACGGCTATGCTTTGCCAACTTAGTGAATAAAACTGTAACGTAATTCCATtgattctttcttttatttacttttgtcACTATGACAATAGGTATGTCTCTCagcatataaaaaattcttttcagcGCTTGatcttcattttattatttttttttcattatgttttaattgcatatattaataacttattatttctttattcaagCATGACATTGATGAAGAATTTAGtaatatagttttattttcttcttgctTTTCGtcgtttctttaaagaaatacGTTCGAGGTAGGCTTTCCATGTTCTTTGAATAACTTTGGCAGCTCGATTGCGTTTAAACAGCTCCAATTTTTCGGTGAAAGCTTTCATCAGCGCAATTTCTTGCTCGTTTTTGAATTGAGTATACACCTTTCGTTGCACGACCAGCTGagcctaataaaaaaaacgtctaTGAGAGATAGAATTGTGGATATTAAATTCAAGATCAAATTGCATTACTAACCtccatttcattaatttcagttttaatAGCTTCATTATCTTTCAATAATTGTTCTTTCAATGCATGAGACACACCAATGTCGCGATCATATTGAGCAAGAAGAGCGATATATTCTTGCTCGATTTTCGCactgtaatatataaaattaattgacattaattttttcaaataaatctttacaattaaatagcttatataaaaattatcctGCATTTACCACATGTCAAAAAGAGTCTTCTCTGATGCTGCATTCGATTTTACAACATCGTGTAATCTATGCTTCGCGGAGTCTATTTCGGActgtaatattttcttctgcatttctttctcttctcctaCAATTTTCATCTTCTGCATCGATTCCTCTCTATAAATTACAACAAATATCTGTTGTAAACCTGTGACTTGCATACTAgtaacttaatatttatttaaacaaataatcttttaatacatttcttttggTATCTTTATCTCTGACGTCTCCTTGATGCTTTGCATCATCTCTTCTTCATCATTTATGCAGGTGACAATGTTCTTCAAAAAGATTTCCGAATTCGATTGTTGTTCCTCCGACATTTCTCGTAAAGCTGCCAATTGATAATTTTAGTTCTAAATAATCCGTATTTCGTTACTTCGATCAATACttcgtataataataatgaatatcTTTACCTTCGAGTTCCGCCAAGGTTTCTGCTACTTTTATCCGGCAATCGTGCAAATTGATAGCATACGCGCGCTCTGCCTCCGGACTCCTCTTCATACGGCATACAACAGATGTTTTAAGACTCCCAATTAGATCGATGATGTCTCGAAGCAATGTTGAATCACCAAATTTTTCAAtctgtttattaataatgtgaaACAGTTCAGTTGTTGCAACGcgcgaattttaatttccatgaACGCAACACGGTGGCTATTAATAGCGTGAAGTTACCCCGTTATCAGGATGTGCAACTTTCTTTCGAGCACGCCGATTGGCTGGCTGGCGAAAGCATTTAcgaatttttgcaaattctcTATCCGGCTGCCAATACTTTTTCCAAAACAAAGTACGGCGAATAATTCATgtcttttagaaaaatatatttgcttaAATGGAATACTAATGTTTAATTACCGATTTTTCTATCTTATTCATCACGCTCGTCAAAAGTTTCTCCATTCGAATGATCGAAATCGCGATGTCTTCCTGCCCGCTCATGATTGACATTTCTAGCTTTCTAAGCGATTTCCttatttttcttgaattaTCTGGCGTGTCGGGATACTTTTAACGATCAAACAAATATGCACTTCTATGGTTACCACTTTGGCGGATTGGCTTTTTTGTGTAACAGGTTGGCGCAGCGTTTCTCGtctttttgttaataaattaaaatcgtcaGTGCCTCTTGATGTCATATAGAGATACGTATTTCTGGACGTACTTACTAcatgcatatataaaaatacgttaATTTCTCCAAGACCTCGGTTTTACGATTTGTTTCACATCGTTGTGCAATAATATATACGATAATATACAAGTGCAAGAATGTCGATAGAAAAGCCGATTCCTTTTGCGTTTTACGCTGCTCCGAAAGGAGGCGGCACGGTTTCTCCGACGATTCGATGAATTGCGCACGCACTACACCACATACACATGCGCATGTGTATATACACCGTGAATAATCTCAATCATCTGCTCCGCCGTAACTTCTCCGTGTGTGCGACCGGAATTTAAACATGACGTTTTGATGGAGCTACTATGACATCACCGGGGTACGTTGCACTTCCCGGGCAGGTATACGAGTTCGAAACAACGAGCGCGTGATGCGAGCATCCGTGGGTCTGTGATCGCCGGCTCTGTCCTTCTGGCAATTAACGCCACACCTAAGTTACGCGATTTATTTATCACATACCTGTGGACACCGTACCGCTGCGACGTATGCACCAGGAGGTGGCCCTCTCTCCCTGACACATTCAAGGCGCGCGCACGAGGACGTTCCACGGAGCTTGGCTGTGATTATCTGTAATTTCCTGTACGTATGTATGACTTTTGGTGATCGCACGAGTGTGCAGAAACGCTCGGGATCCCGTCGAAAAAAATGGGATTCTAAGAGATCGAAATGTCtcacgaaattatattttctcgcaGACATTGAGCAGACCTACGCGCAGAGCGTGCTGCGGCAAAAAGTATTCATGCCTTTTTGTCTGAGAGGTAACGCAAGTTGCAAAATGGAAGAATATTCTGTCGCGTCTGACGTGTCGGTGGTCGACGTGTATGACATCGCGTCTGAGATAGGGAAGGAATGTGAGAAGCTTATAGATCTGTTTGGAGTGGAGTCGGTCACCAACCTGATGCCAAAGGTGATAAATGCTTTGGAGCTCCTTGAGAACTTGGCCACCAAAAACGAACGTGAGAATACCATGGTGCAAGAGCTGAGTGCTAAGATCTCTCAGCTGGAGAGTGACAAGATTGGAAAAGCTGAAGATAGACAACGGTTTGAAAAGGTCTATTTCAATGGCTTTTGCATTACAccaacaatattttttgtacaatttatgATTCATGATTATATTTGATagtataattattgttaaaattaattggatcCTTTAGGAACTAGAGCAAATTGAAGAACACTGGAGACAAGAATCCCGCGATTTAGTAGCTATGGTTACTAGATTACAAGAAGAAAATAGACGATTAGCTGGAGCGTTGCAAGAATCCCGAAGTGATAGTCAGTACAGCAGTAAACAAACAAGTACTAACACCAATTAACCTGTTActaatctaataattattaaatgtttttgttgaatatataattatagtatGTACTATGTTATATGCTTAACagaacaatatttaaattaattaatggatgaaataattattcatattatttttagctaTCACAGCTAGTCAAGAGGTTGATGTAGCAGTTTTACAACATTTAAGATCCATGATTGATAAACAACGAGATCAAATTCGTGCCAGAGACCGAGAATTATCACAAAAAACGGCAGAAATTGAAAATGTAAATTGGTActtatatgaatatatattcgATATTGTAATTGTATGTAATtcgatcatttttattataaacgcaAGATGTATTTCTAATTCTGTTACAAGcgttttgatattaaatatttaatttttagaaaatttttcattaaaattaactctgacgttttattatataaactgCATATACTAAAtaacataatatattatatagcTGAGTGCACAAGTGGAGAAGCTTACTGTATTGGGACgagaattaaaacgaaaacaaCGACAAGCGCAAATGCAAGCTAGAGGGCTAGTAGAAGAAAGAGCTGACTTTTTAGCTCAGCTACAGGATCAGAATCGGGAGCTTATAAATCTTCGAGGACGGCTTGGAATggctaaaaaagaaaatgaggaTTTGAGCAAATTACAGGGCTGTCCTGATTTAACGAACAAAGCCATTTACGATTTGGACGATCCTGATAGACCCAGATTTACAACTGCCGAACTAAAAGAAATCTTACACGAACGAAATGAATTGAAAGCAAGGGTCTCGGATCTCGAAGACGAACTAGAATTATACCGACCAAAACCTGAAATGTAtgtcattaaataatataaaaaatttttattttaccttatataaaatgtatttgtgCTATTTCTGCGTTGTTTTAGTCCTGAAGATGATAAAGACGCACCTGTACAAGGACCGCTCCCTTACGAACCGGATGACGCACCATGGAAAAAATCTTCTGAATCTGGAATTCGTAAattgtatgtttttttttttttttatttctttgtgaCATGTATCTAAAATGCATCAATTTTATAGCTTCCGAAAAATATTCTCCGAGTCCAGCAGCAGCTTTCTTGGTGGTAGCAGTCCCAGACGAAGTCTTTCTAGTCTTTCAAAAATGGCCCTATCTGGTAGCAGTACCTGTGATACGTCTATATaatgcttttttaaaaatgcattggataattttaagtaattagGACGTGTCAAAGATGATAACCAAGTATGACGTCGCTTAGGATTagactttttatttgaataaccGTATTGTCTGACTGCTCgatatacaattttacataGAAAAGTTTAACATAGATatcaatttctattaaaaaatctagTTGATATTGTTGAGACCTGGTTCATAATAGATAGATGTGCATGCAATGACTGAATAGGAAACACTAGATTTGTATACCTAATATATGAAGGAAAAAATTTGTGTGCATGTACAGCAAAGGATAGATAAGGCGTTTTCTGCAGCGACAAcagctagcgtacgtaaccctaggtcgcagaggcaggggatgagagaacggggggaaaatcggtcatcggcaaaccggccggcgcggtacatacatgcggcacatgtgaaactcgacgtacacgacgctaaagtcacaTTCGCTAGCTGTCAtcgccgcagcaaatgccatatctgcctttcagcgtacatacatacatgtatagaTGTAACAGAGAACAATGTGTATTTAGCTGCACCACCTTAATACACATAacttttctcatttctttttatttacttcccatttaaatattaaattaaattagttgaCACCTAAAATATTCGTAATGTTAGAAAATGCATGTAAGAAAAACGTAGTGATagtatttagaaaaataatatttattatttccgaAATTACTAGGTGCGTGTAGATTTAAATGTACATTGATGAAGTTTTAATTGTGTCTAATGTGAAACAGGTCTCATTCTTTCTACTTATGCGTAGATACCAAAgtatttgttaatttcttAAGCTGTCAAAgaaacttattttttctttcgattaattttctatcgAATATCTATAAATAATCTATATAactttgcaattaaatacaatttttagaaTACATTCTACATTGAAAAGATCataatatactttaaataataaacttttatgtCTTATTAAcacattaacatattttatatgtttattaCGCCAAAATGCATTTATGATGTAATTAAAGcacataatatttaaatttgtattttatctttattttttgtaaattgtcataaacaataatatatctgtattcattctttttatttaatttataattatttgcagatacaatcaaatttaatatatttcattatctGTGCCATCTGTAtatctaaaaagaaataagatttttCGTTCCATGTTgcatttgtaatataaataggTATACTTACCAAATGCAAGTTGATTTAgttttatgtttattatataGAAATGTTATATCATTCtcagtatattaaatatatgacgcgatataaaaagttatcgatacaaaatataaaaatttaaatatctaaaaagaataataataaagtggatatgttactattttgtaaaaatatttaatttaaagttaataagTAATCAAAAAAGGtttttctgtaataatatatagcgagaaaaaaagttacaaatttACGAATGccaaaataaaattccattacagaaaatatattgcaatctgtgttacgtattaaaattagctgtttataaatgcaaaataactGTGTTACGTGTAGTGCCTGTTTCAGTATTACTTATATccatttttaaaacattaaataaagtttcttaataataaaacaagaaactttaaatatataaaatagagtATGAATTATAGTgagcaaaatataataagtatatttCTTATAGCTATGGTAAAATTATAGTTACATGCTCATGAATTAAACacttcatttattttatgtaaaattcgttaaattagtatttagtacattaaaaaaagctATTCTAGTATTCGAacacattttatattgtaatggAATGGAACATACGTGCATATCACATGCTTTATCCACTTTATATCAGacaaaatattctaaaaaatgttttatgagtatatcttttaaatataaattaaatttttaaaatttacataattttattttaattctatatttacAGTATATACACAGCAGATAAAATGATTCGTTTGTATATACATTAGATTTTTATACTAGTAAAATAGCCAAGGCAGCAACGAATTAAATAGAAACGTTGATCTTGGAATACATACGATTGAAGTATTTACAGATTTGTTGCTTCCATGgctgtataaataaatttttattgaccAATGCGATAATTAGAATTGTTGAATATCTTTATACAGTGAATATATAAGTATTCAGATAATTATCCCTTTCCACGCATATTCAATGTAGCATCGTATATGATTTTGAAATAATCTTGGATGTAAAActagagataaaaataataataatcagaGATAGAATGACATGAATGTGacacaaaaattataatgttgtccattaatatattgtaagtAGTTATTAACAATCTagtatattgtaaaaaatagtAACAAATTTGTggaaaaatatgttacatataattttgtaataataatttgttcgtataaaattatattttaattcgataaaaattgacTCACACAAGTACTggaattttaatcatttaatatttagctggttgttaataaaatataaacataattttaatgcaacatgattttgttaaatttatatccaTGTTATTGCAATACATcatatttgaaataaagtaTGATgttttttacgataatatttaaatttatattatattcaaacACAtgaacaaattattataaaatctgtCCAAAACACAACACTTAATTTACATTTCACGAAAATAGTTTgacaaatgttataaaaattaaacattgagGTAATTTCTTCGTATTAAATGTTCGTCAATATCATAGCATATTAGACGCCGTATAAGTATCGTTAATATTTAGTAAATGTGTTTtcgaatatataattatgtctttctctttatatttatatgttataattatttataatacaataaaacttCTCTATTCCGTTGCCTTATAAATTACTGTTCTTTTCATACTGTTCTCTTACTCTCTACATACGTTATTATTGCCACGTTTAGTgtaaaaaacgaataaaagatcaattacaattattttttattttttacatacatatatcaaataaaaatatgtatatagaaatttgatttaaagaaaaatccagattgaaaaatagtttaaacaatctcaaaataaaagaattccattataaaaaaaaaatcgatgttatttacgatttttattgaaataattaaaaaaatgctttgTGAACATAAAAAtagctaatattttaatacggaataaaaatacttatataaaaattataatatatgattAGGGTAAAAggatattttctaaaaagcaTTATATCTTGTACAATATCGttttaatgatatatatatataaattatctatattattttgtttataaatcTACATTATTGAGATTGGCTGCAGATCCTGTTGGTAAATCTGGTGGTACAAACTTACCAATAGGTTGTATCGCTTCGCGTTGTTCAGCTAATCTTCGCATCTCTTGTCTAAGTTTACCTAGAATAGCATGATTTGGTTGATTAACAGCTGCTTTACCCTGCAAAAGGGTTATCTCTTGTTctaattgtttcttttctttaaaggACTTCACACTTCGCGATCCATAAAGACGCAACAAAGAGCCCCAAGACTGTATGTGTGGATGTATTAGTTGTAATATTGCTTGCGCTGCTCGCTGTTTAccatcttttttattacgacaaatctacaattatttaagtaagtttaatttttttatcatttaaaattaacagttttatatgaaaaaattgtttatacaTACGACAGTAGCTTCATGTTTTCCAACCTTCATTGTGAATTCGTTTCGTTGATGTTTTAACGTGTTCactgaataattaatttgcatatcTCCTAAACCGTAATTTCTTTGAAgacaagttattaaaatattatgcgGGGAAGGTTCTGTGGTTTTCGCACAAAATTCTGCAACACGAGGATCTGTGATAGATATTTCATCGAAGAACGAAAGATCAGCATCGGAATTTCCTCTAGATGCTTTTATTGTGTGGCTATCATTATTCGATCCATTATCTCCGGTGTTTTCGCCGgaaattttatctttcatttgaggaattaaaatttcaagagtTTTCCGAGCTGCGTTAGCTTTCGCTTGTTTTTTACTGCTCCCGAATCCACTTCCGTATTCCATATCATTGATACAAACTACTGCGGAATACGGTGTCGCTGcgttttctataattaaatatattaattttattttagcgataaactttatataataacaaataaataaatacatcacGTTTTGGGcattatcaaataatacatacctaattctttaaatttatatgttggTTGCTTTTTTAACGCGTGTTGTACATATTCGTGAAGAATACAGACATAACTTTTGCCTGATGGATTCATTATCCAATGTTTTGCAGGTCTCTGGCCATTATCATCAGCAATATTCCAACTACTATTTCCACTAGAACTACTGACTGGGAAAGTAATCAATTTTGTACCATCTGGTAAAGTTGGACGTTCAAGTTGTTTAcgatgttttttaattttcgtaaattttcgACGCGCTGACCAAgatctataataaaaaaagtcaattaatataaaacaaatttttcattaatataattatattatttttaatacttactgAAATCTCATTACTTTAATAGATTTGAAACGGAATAAAGATTGACAATAACTTCTTAATTGTTCACTATCTAATGAATGTGCTGCGCGATTCTCTTGTATAGTTTCGATCTTTGCACTGGGAAGACTGCAAGCTTCAGTGTTCGGCGCGCGTTCCATTTCCTTCTTTcgttcctcctcttcttctgaTAATGCTCTTTTATATTGAAGACAAGGAATAGCACTCACAGGAACTTCATGTTTTCTAACACTTCCTGGACCAAGAAAATATGGTTTTGCTAATGTACAAACTCTACTCTgtttatgcaaatataatgGCATTCCACTGTTATGAGTTACTTGTACCCATCCTTCAGGTAAAACATCGAAATGATTATGTCcaatttctaaaaagaaaaataatattaataaaagatactTGTATAGCATTGTATgatactttatattaatataccaTCTAAAACAAGTTTCTCCTTCTCCTCATAGGGCAAGCAatcctttttatcttttctttttcctttaaattcTTCTGGTAAACCTATTACATAAAACTTAAGTAAAATAAGAATCTAAAATCTTTGTAAATTATGCTAAAAAAACGAAACCAAATAATCTTACTTGGTTTCTTATATGCtgcagaaaatatttaatctagTTTCGAGAATATGTAACAATAatcttattataataattgcagttacttttaatattaaaaattttcaattaaaaaaaaaaaaatgataatatagATTGTAATATACCTTCTTCAAGCATTGCTTCAATTTCTTCGTCTGGCACATCCGAGTCTATACTCTCATCTGTATTTGAATCATTTTCAGAACCATCATTTTGGTCTGGGTGTCGATCAAGATCATCCAACACATCAAACTGCCGTAAATCATCATTATGTTCCGAATATTCCTGGCATAAGCCATTGTGCATATATTTACTATCGAGACACATGGTTTCCTCGTCTGTGATATCATTACAATGGCTATTATCGGTGCCCGTTGATCTGGCGTCGGGTTCTACTTTAATTGATTTTGTACACATTGGTTGCCAATTTTGATTCCCACTCTGCATATCAGAAACTAATGTGCAATCCAGAATGCTTTGATTGTGATTACTTGCGCTATCTTCCGAAGTTGTATCTTCCATAACAATTTGTTCTTCGTTAACTTCCATTGCGTTGTGTTACGAGGTATCTTACAATATCTTAAAATGCTATAAAAATGGAAACAAGAAGTTCAagtaatttacaaatttagtCAACCAcaataatacaaataacaGCAGTATATACTCATATCTCGCGATCTTTCTGTCTTACTCATTCACCTGATAAAGCTTACAGTAATGATTTTTTATCACATATGTAAGTTGTACAGAcaataattattgcattatatgcaaattaacaataaatatatttaacaataataaacAATATGCAGTAAACTTAAATCCATGGTCCATACAAAATAATCcgtgaattaatattaagcgCGTTGTATGGCCACACCACTTTCACCAATGAGGCCAAAGTCCAATCAATTTGACACCAAATGGCAATAAAAATTGGACATTTGCATTAGTGTTAGCAGTCTGGGGCCTATTACATCGATACATCCATGAGAGTATACTGTACAAGTAAGCTTGTTACTTTATCAGATTCTGTAGATGGCTGCGAAAAATTCCATCGCATTATTTAAACTCCAGATCCAGACAGAAACAACATTGAGAAATTGAAGCTGTTGCTAGCTGGAGTTCTGCGACGATGCTAACTAAA encodes:
- the LOC139104983 gene encoding dynein regulatory complex protein 10, with product MSIMSGQEDIAISIIRMEKLLTSVMNKIEKSIEKFGDSTLLRDIIDLIGSLKTSVVCRMKRSPEAERAYAINLHDCRIKVAETLAELEALREMSEEQQSNSEIFLKNIVTCINDEEEMMQSIKETSEIKIPKEIEESMQKMKIVGEEKEMQKKILQSEIDSAKHRLHDVVKSNAASEKTLFDMCAKIEQEYIALLAQYDRDIGVSHALKEQLLKDNEAIKTEINEMEAQLVVQRKVYTQFKNEQEIALMKAFTEKLELFKRNRAAKVIQRTWKAYLERISLKKRRKARRK
- the Rilpl gene encoding RILP-like protein homolog isoform X2; this encodes MPFCLRGNASCKMEEYSVASDVSVVDVYDIASEIGKECEKLIDLFGVESVTNLMPKVINALELLENLATKNERENTMVQELSAKISQLESDKIGKAEDRQRFEKELEQIEEHWRQESRDLVAMVTRLQEENRRLAGALQESRSDTITASQEVDVAVLQHLRSMIDKQRDQIRARDRELSQKTAEIENLSAQVEKLTVLGRELKRKQRQAQMQARGLVEERADFLAQLQDQNRELINLRGRLGMAKKENEDLSKLQGCPDLTNKAIYDLDDPDRPRFTTAELKEILHERNELKARVSDLEDELELYRPKPEIPEDDKDAPVQGPLPYEPDDAPWKKSSESGIRKFFRKIFSESSSSFLGGSSPRRSLSSLSKMALSGSSTCDTSI
- the Rilpl gene encoding RILP-like protein homolog isoform X1; this encodes MPFCLRGNASCKMEEYSVASDVSVVDVYDIASEIGKECEKLIDLFGVESVTNLMPKVINALELLENLATKNERENTMVQELSAKISQLESDKIGKAEDRQRFEKELEQIEEHWRQESRDLVAMVTRLQEENRRLAGALQESRSDSQYSSKQTTITASQEVDVAVLQHLRSMIDKQRDQIRARDRELSQKTAEIENLSAQVEKLTVLGRELKRKQRQAQMQARGLVEERADFLAQLQDQNRELINLRGRLGMAKKENEDLSKLQGCPDLTNKAIYDLDDPDRPRFTTAELKEILHERNELKARVSDLEDELELYRPKPEIPEDDKDAPVQGPLPYEPDDAPWKKSSESGIRKFFRKIFSESSSSFLGGSSPRRSLSSLSKMALSGSSTCDTSI
- the Pasha gene encoding microprocessor complex subunit DGCR8 gives rise to the protein MEVNEEQIVMEDTTSEDSASNHNQSILDCTLVSDMQSGNQNWQPMCTKSIKVEPDARSTGTDNSHCNDITDEETMCLDSKYMHNGLCQEYSEHNDDLRQFDVLDDLDRHPDQNDGSENDSNTDESIDSDVPDEEIEAMLEEGLPEEFKGKRKDKKDCLPYEEKEKLVLDEIGHNHFDVLPEGWVQVTHNSGMPLYLHKQSRVCTLAKPYFLGPGSVRKHEVPVSAIPCLQYKRALSEEEEERKKEMERAPNTEACSLPSAKIETIQENRAAHSLDSEQLRSYCQSLFRFKSIKVMRFQSWSARRKFTKIKKHRKQLERPTLPDGTKLITFPVSSSSGNSSWNIADDNGQRPAKHWIMNPSGKSYVCILHEYVQHALKKQPTYKFKELENAATPYSAVVCINDMEYGSGFGSSKKQAKANAARKTLEILIPQMKDKISGENTGDNGSNNDSHTIKASRGNSDADLSFFDEISITDPRVAEFCAKTTEPSPHNILITCLQRNYGLGDMQINYSVNTLKHQRNEFTMKVGKHEATVICRNKKDGKQRAAQAILQLIHPHIQSWGSLLRLYGSRSVKSFKEKKQLEQEITLLQGKAAVNQPNHAILGKLRQEMRRLAEQREAIQPIGKFVPPDLPTGSAANLNNVDL